One segment of Leptospira kirschneri serovar Cynopteri str. 3522 CT DNA contains the following:
- the murA gene encoding UDP-N-acetylglucosamine 1-carboxyvinyltransferase yields the protein MRSSYFKIIGKTPLHGTVVPQGNKNEALPLLGAVCMVPGTVRISNIPVISDVLMLMEVLRHLGMEINEEEPGTYLFKHHGNLKNQLPEELCSRIRGAVTLAGPILAMTGRVFLPKPGGDKIGRRRLDTHLLALQALGASIEVFPDGYEIKADQLKGTDILMDEASVTGTENAVMAAVFAEGTTILRHAASEPHVQRLCHFLNSAGAKISGIGSNILTIEGVTSLKPPAKEHKIGSDYLEVGSFISLAAVTGGELMIRDVEPEDIRMIRMVYSRLGIEVRPHENGILVPSDQKMEIIPDYHGATPKIDDSPWPGFPADMTSVALVTATQCKGTVLIHEKMFESRLFFVDNIIAMGAQIILCDPHRAIVIGHSRLYGQKVASPDIRAGMAMIIAALCAEGTSYIHNIGQIDRGFENIDTRLRALGARIERVNAD from the coding sequence ATGAGATCTTCGTATTTTAAGATCATTGGAAAGACCCCTCTTCATGGAACCGTAGTTCCGCAAGGAAATAAAAACGAAGCATTACCGTTACTCGGCGCTGTTTGTATGGTTCCGGGAACCGTTCGTATTAGTAACATCCCCGTAATCTCGGACGTACTTATGCTTATGGAAGTGCTTCGTCATCTCGGTATGGAAATCAACGAAGAAGAACCAGGAACCTATCTTTTCAAACACCACGGAAATCTAAAAAACCAACTCCCCGAAGAGCTTTGTTCTCGCATTCGAGGTGCGGTCACTTTAGCAGGTCCGATTCTTGCCATGACCGGAAGGGTTTTTTTACCAAAACCCGGTGGAGACAAAATAGGAAGAAGAAGATTAGACACCCATCTTCTCGCATTACAAGCATTAGGTGCAAGTATAGAAGTATTTCCAGACGGTTACGAAATCAAAGCGGATCAACTGAAAGGAACGGACATACTTATGGACGAGGCCTCCGTTACCGGAACAGAAAACGCGGTAATGGCTGCGGTTTTTGCAGAAGGCACTACAATCCTTCGTCACGCCGCAAGCGAACCTCATGTACAAAGACTTTGTCATTTTTTAAATTCTGCGGGAGCAAAAATTTCAGGAATTGGTTCTAACATTCTTACGATCGAAGGAGTTACTTCTTTAAAACCTCCCGCCAAAGAACACAAAATAGGATCGGATTATTTAGAAGTGGGTTCGTTTATAAGTTTGGCTGCGGTCACCGGCGGAGAACTTATGATTCGAGACGTAGAACCGGAAGACATCCGTATGATTCGAATGGTTTATTCTCGTCTTGGAATCGAAGTCCGTCCGCATGAAAACGGAATTTTAGTTCCTTCCGATCAGAAGATGGAAATCATTCCGGATTATCATGGCGCAACTCCTAAAATAGACGATTCTCCTTGGCCTGGTTTTCCTGCGGATATGACTTCTGTCGCGTTAGTCACCGCTACTCAATGTAAAGGAACTGTTTTGATTCACGAAAAAATGTTCGAATCTAGACTTTTTTTCGTGGATAATATCATCGCAATGGGAGCGCAAATTATTCTTTGTGATCCACATCGTGCAATCGTTATCGGTCATTCTAGGCTTTACGGTCAAAAAGTAGCTAGCCCAGACATTCGCGCTGGTATGGCAATGATCATAGCAGCTCTTTGTGCGGAAGGTACAAGTTATATTCATAATATAGGTCAGATCGATAGAGGTTTTGAAAACATAGATACCCGCTTACGTGCGTTAGGTGCAAGAATCGAAAGAGTAAACGCAGATTGA
- a CDS encoding response regulator — MKVLVLDSGTTVRRIISSFFPMEDFQIFEASTAKEGLDLTFRENFDLITIGMVLPDSDGFTVCKTIRNGLIDNKQSICKNSKIFLITSGDIETNRTKSVESGFDGIFPKPTGIEEFKTVIEEIIKLAYKPSSIESKKAGKILIIDDSELNLLLLGKILEKNGYSFQAFTEGKKAYEYLQSSNEVSYILTDWIMPDFSGEELVEAIRKQEKFNDIPIAVITGIEEKEDFKISIPQKNIYLLQKPYFERKILEYIRKV, encoded by the coding sequence TTGAAAGTACTCGTTTTAGATTCCGGTACAACGGTTAGAAGAATTATATCCTCTTTTTTTCCTATGGAAGATTTTCAAATTTTCGAAGCCAGTACGGCAAAAGAAGGATTAGACCTTACCTTTCGGGAAAATTTTGATCTAATCACGATCGGAATGGTACTTCCAGACTCGGATGGATTTACGGTTTGTAAAACCATTCGAAATGGCCTAATTGACAATAAACAAAGTATATGCAAAAATTCTAAAATATTTCTCATAACATCCGGAGATATAGAAACAAACCGAACAAAATCGGTAGAATCCGGCTTTGACGGAATTTTTCCAAAACCTACCGGAATTGAAGAATTTAAAACAGTAATTGAAGAAATTATAAAACTAGCTTATAAACCTAGTTCGATAGAATCTAAAAAGGCAGGAAAAATTCTGATCATAGACGATTCGGAATTAAACTTACTTCTTTTGGGAAAAATTCTAGAAAAAAACGGCTATTCTTTTCAAGCATTTACGGAAGGAAAAAAAGCCTACGAATATCTTCAATCTTCGAACGAAGTCTCTTATATTTTAACAGACTGGATCATGCCGGATTTTTCGGGAGAAGAACTTGTAGAAGCGATACGTAAACAGGAAAAATTTAATGACATTCCGATCGCGGTCATCACTGGAATTGAAGAAAAGGAAGATTTTAAAATCTCCATTCCTCAAAAAAACATTTACTTACTTCAAAAGCCGTATTTTGAAAGAAAAATTTTGGAATATATTCGAAAAGTTTAA
- the mazG gene encoding nucleoside triphosphate pyrophosphohydrolase, translated as MQTNSIVEEITKLQEITSILRGENGCPWDKEQDHQTMVPYLIEESQEVIEAILKKDDDLLKEELGDLLFQVVFHARLAEERHSFNLGDIAKGISDKLIFRHPHVFKPEEFTLSTSQEVLENWEKIKDKEKKNSSIFSNVPENFSSLLKAEKYQKKAAKVGFDWNDISDVQKKVKEEMEEFLTELNRSKDNQIRIEEEFGDLLFSLVNFGRHLGISSESALTKANVKFKKRFQYIEKVLQELGKSPSTSNLKEMDRLWNETKELEK; from the coding sequence ATGCAAACAAATTCAATTGTAGAAGAAATCACTAAACTCCAAGAAATAACCTCTATTCTACGAGGAGAAAACGGATGTCCTTGGGATAAAGAACAGGATCATCAAACTATGGTCCCTTACTTGATCGAAGAATCCCAAGAAGTGATCGAAGCAATTCTAAAAAAGGACGATGACCTTCTTAAAGAAGAATTAGGAGATCTACTATTTCAAGTAGTGTTCCACGCAAGACTTGCAGAAGAAAGGCACTCATTCAATTTAGGAGACATAGCAAAAGGAATTTCCGATAAACTCATTTTCAGACATCCTCACGTTTTCAAACCGGAAGAATTTACTCTTTCTACTTCTCAAGAAGTTTTAGAGAACTGGGAAAAAATCAAAGATAAAGAAAAAAAGAATTCATCTATCTTCTCGAACGTTCCCGAAAATTTCTCTTCCCTTTTAAAAGCGGAAAAATATCAAAAGAAAGCGGCCAAGGTAGGATTTGATTGGAACGATATTTCGGATGTACAAAAAAAAGTTAAGGAAGAAATGGAAGAATTCCTTACGGAATTGAACCGTTCCAAAGACAATCAAATTCGTATCGAAGAAGAATTCGGAGATTTGTTATTCAGTTTAGTAAACTTCGGAAGACATCTTGGAATTTCTTCCGAGTCCGCGCTTACAAAAGCGAATGTAAAATTTAAGAAAAGATTTCAATATATAGAAAAAGTCCTCCAAGAACTCGGTAAAAGTCCGAGCACGTCCAACTTAAAAGAAATGGATCGTCTTTGGAACGAGACAAAAGAGTTGGAAAAATGA
- a CDS encoding NADP-dependent isocitrate dehydrogenase: MAKIKVKTPLVELDGDEMTRIIWKEIKDRFIHPYLDIELDYYDLGVEYRDKTDDKVTVDSAHAIQKYGVGVKCATITPNQDRVKEYNLKQEWKSPNGTIRSILDGTVFRKPIIVKNIPPAVRSWKKPITVGRHAYGDLYKDTELYIPEAGKVELVYTGKDGKEKQRALIHDFEGAGVIMGQHNLDKSILSFAQACFNYAISEKIDLWFATKDTISKKYHARFRSIFDELAKAKAADLKKAGIEYSYYLIDDAVAQLMKNEGGMLWALMNYDGDVMSDMVASGFGSLGLMTSVLVSPDGKFEYEAAHGTVTRHYRKYQQGETTSTNSVASIFAWTGALIKRGELDGTPDVVAFGHKLEKAVIDTIESGEMTKDLTLLCTDSNAKALDTFQFMEAIQKRL, encoded by the coding sequence ATGGCAAAGATCAAGGTAAAAACCCCGCTCGTGGAACTTGACGGGGACGAGATGACCAGGATCATCTGGAAGGAGATTAAGGATAGATTCATTCATCCATATCTCGATATAGAACTGGACTATTATGATTTAGGTGTGGAATACAGAGATAAAACGGATGATAAAGTTACTGTGGATTCTGCTCACGCGATTCAAAAATACGGAGTAGGCGTAAAATGTGCGACGATTACTCCTAACCAAGATAGAGTTAAAGAATACAATCTCAAACAAGAATGGAAATCTCCGAACGGAACCATTCGTTCTATTTTAGACGGAACCGTTTTTCGTAAACCGATCATCGTAAAAAACATTCCTCCTGCGGTTCGTTCTTGGAAAAAACCGATTACGGTAGGACGTCACGCCTACGGAGATCTTTATAAGGACACAGAACTTTATATTCCCGAAGCCGGAAAAGTGGAACTCGTTTATACCGGCAAGGACGGAAAAGAAAAACAAAGGGCCTTGATTCATGACTTTGAAGGAGCTGGTGTGATCATGGGACAACATAACTTGGATAAGTCGATCTTAAGTTTTGCCCAAGCATGTTTTAACTACGCTATTTCCGAAAAAATTGATCTTTGGTTTGCTACAAAGGACACGATCTCCAAAAAATATCACGCTAGATTCCGCTCTATCTTTGACGAACTTGCAAAGGCTAAAGCTGCGGATCTCAAAAAAGCGGGAATTGAATATTCGTATTATCTAATAGACGACGCGGTCGCTCAGTTGATGAAAAACGAAGGTGGAATGCTCTGGGCCTTGATGAACTACGACGGGGACGTGATGAGCGACATGGTCGCCTCCGGATTTGGATCTTTAGGACTGATGACTTCCGTGCTCGTTTCTCCCGACGGAAAATTTGAATACGAAGCGGCGCACGGAACTGTGACCAGACATTATCGTAAATACCAACAGGGTGAAACCACTTCTACAAACTCGGTCGCTTCTATTTTTGCTTGGACGGGTGCTTTGATCAAAAGGGGGGAATTGGACGGAACTCCCGATGTGGTCGCATTTGGTCATAAGTTAGAAAAAGCCGTGATTGATACGATTGAAAGCGGAGAAATGACAAAAGATCTAACTCTTCTTTGTACCGATTCAAACGCAAAAGCTTTAGACACTTTTCAATTTATGGAAGCGATTCAAAAAAGACTTTAA
- a CDS encoding DUF6580 family putative transport protein, with protein sequence MIRSKSLIVFSLVLIAVASRYLPHPANFTPILAISLFAGAHFASKKLSLFLPVCALLISDLLIGFHDQMIPVYGISLLLVVAGWQLRISSSVSKIAFWSLSGSVFFFLVTNFYVWLAGYYSYDLNGLVQCFIMAIPFFQNSLLGDLFYTTVLFGGFALIEKTGWMKLSKVPIQ encoded by the coding sequence ATGATACGTTCCAAAAGTCTTATCGTTTTTTCACTCGTTTTGATCGCGGTCGCAAGTCGTTATCTTCCCCATCCGGCTAATTTTACGCCGATTCTTGCGATTTCTCTTTTTGCCGGAGCTCACTTTGCTTCTAAAAAGTTGTCTTTGTTTCTTCCGGTTTGTGCTCTTTTGATCAGTGATTTATTGATTGGGTTTCACGATCAAATGATTCCTGTTTATGGAATCTCTCTGCTTTTGGTTGTAGCTGGATGGCAGTTGAGAATTTCTTCTTCCGTTTCTAAAATTGCATTTTGGTCTTTGAGTGGATCTGTTTTTTTCTTTTTAGTCACTAACTTTTATGTGTGGCTTGCGGGGTATTATTCTTACGATTTAAACGGGCTCGTTCAGTGTTTTATTATGGCTATTCCGTTTTTTCAGAATTCTCTTTTGGGAGATTTGTTTTATACGACCGTTCTTTTTGGTGGTTTTGCTTTGATCGAAAAAACCGGTTGGATGAAACTTTCAAAAGTTCCTATTCAATAA
- a CDS encoding LIC_13241 domain-containing protein, whose protein sequence is MNGSDSFKNRIEQTETLISFLSKDFLLKLESNLEEWPRMYQLTYLEKNYKAMFSIFGSFTLIPNDPRLTSPIYYLSLDMDSNQQLVWTKPDGEMIQDLKQIFEELKKYIQIFETSISNINLREKRT, encoded by the coding sequence ATGAATGGGTCCGATTCCTTCAAAAATAGAATCGAACAAACGGAAACTTTGATTTCTTTTCTTTCCAAAGATTTTCTTTTGAAGTTAGAATCTAATTTAGAAGAATGGCCTCGAATGTATCAGTTGACGTATCTTGAAAAAAATTACAAAGCGATGTTTTCCATTTTTGGTTCTTTTACCTTAATTCCGAACGATCCTAGACTAACCTCTCCTATTTATTATTTGAGTTTAGATATGGATTCCAATCAACAACTCGTTTGGACAAAACCGGACGGAGAAATGATACAAGATTTGAAACAAATTTTCGAAGAATTAAAAAAATATATTCAAATTTTTGAAACTTCGATTTCAAACATCAACTTGAGAGAAAAACGAACTTGA
- a CDS encoding LIC_13246 family protein, producing the protein MKNTIDPNRGIWMKLISKKDDFVKIVSTLNEFYIPKVHFSKLDEGQKIRVQLVQKKVKNFEVFLKKRNDHEFVIFLKVEDQFESWIHQDGIGEAKERFLMEGKTDHLVFKFPCIGDLYEKHCSIAQENEMKTLNAKDSA; encoded by the coding sequence ATGAAAAACACAATCGATCCAAACCGGGGAATATGGATGAAACTCATTTCAAAAAAAGACGACTTTGTAAAGATCGTATCGACGTTAAACGAATTCTATATTCCAAAAGTTCATTTTTCAAAACTGGATGAAGGCCAGAAAATAAGAGTTCAGTTGGTTCAAAAGAAGGTGAAAAATTTCGAAGTATTTCTCAAAAAGAGAAACGACCACGAGTTTGTAATTTTTCTTAAAGTCGAAGACCAATTTGAATCTTGGATTCATCAAGACGGAATCGGAGAAGCCAAAGAACGTTTTTTGATGGAAGGAAAAACCGATCACCTTGTTTTTAAATTTCCCTGTATCGGAGATCTTTATGAAAAACATTGTTCTATTGCCCAAGAAAACGAAATGAAAACTTTAAACGCTAAAGATTCTGCTTGA
- a CDS encoding immunity 26/phosphotriesterase HocA family protein has translation MLNEVKYPFVPKSNRSLIPGQFWVIPLNNGKFACGRVIEVHPFETKMFLAGLMNWIGEVVPKENDLAGKQTIKQGQVHIKTIHQTGLNGMIIGYRNLSLDKIEPDFFKSQDGYQSGTSKLMKGYQEIRPLTKDESDLYPTFSTWGYDVIRVLAEELSVSKKI, from the coding sequence ATGTTAAATGAGGTCAAATATCCGTTTGTTCCAAAATCCAATCGATCTTTGATCCCAGGTCAATTTTGGGTAATTCCGTTGAATAACGGGAAATTTGCCTGTGGAAGAGTCATCGAAGTTCATCCTTTTGAAACGAAAATGTTTTTGGCAGGTTTGATGAATTGGATTGGAGAAGTCGTTCCAAAAGAAAACGATTTGGCTGGAAAACAAACTATAAAACAAGGTCAAGTTCATATTAAAACAATCCATCAAACCGGATTGAATGGAATGATAATCGGGTATAGAAATTTATCTTTGGATAAAATAGAACCGGATTTTTTCAAATCTCAGGATGGTTATCAGTCGGGAACTTCTAAATTGATGAAAGGATATCAAGAAATCCGGCCTTTGACAAAAGATGAATCGGATCTTTATCCCACTTTTTCTACTTGGGGTTATGATGTGATTCGTGTTCTGGCGGAAGAATTGTCAGTATCAAAGAAGATTTAA
- a CDS encoding LA_2444/LA_4059 family outer membrane protein, translated as MKKRIQSSILFLFVIFLVLFQTNLIGQKNLPESNPDVLEKEADELEIKAGKAQDPVTRKRMILEIQKKRKEASELRNKLHEQELSKTPKGAVFEITFLFNQTSWIPESLARKQNVSVNETNTFFYTNGIYQNIDTIARNGNLDAHIINNTGSFYSNPQGNTKTAYPIRFLFLTESKKFGVETTFLDLRIYPSYSSINTNPTSNNLNQTYSLYGPELRRTDIQLNLLYFFETGSGTKIGPSLGIRNLDIYSKEYGNLPGGLGFGTMEEKAGGIGPQIGFRIVKKLNHYFQFHANADYFRTLGKYHLKTNGATIYNGAQNFLITETSGSAGENLVKRGGYQIDTGLSFLRTSWLKFTFGFQYTEMRSSVTGYNYNISLLFPDLVGSTALNTVTKTVDLITTRPALQKEVIDTYYGFYFGVTFTL; from the coding sequence ACGAACTTGAGATCAAAGCCGGCAAGGCACAAGATCCGGTTACAAGAAAAAGAATGATTTTAGAAATTCAGAAAAAACGAAAAGAGGCTTCCGAACTTAGAAACAAACTTCACGAACAAGAACTTTCTAAAACACCCAAAGGAGCCGTTTTTGAAATCACGTTTTTATTCAATCAAACGAGTTGGATTCCAGAATCCTTAGCAAGAAAACAAAACGTTTCCGTTAACGAGACAAATACGTTCTTTTATACAAACGGAATTTATCAAAATATAGATACGATCGCAAGAAACGGAAATTTAGACGCACATATCATCAATAACACCGGAAGTTTTTATTCTAATCCACAAGGAAATACAAAAACGGCGTATCCAATTCGATTTTTATTCTTAACCGAATCCAAAAAATTCGGCGTAGAAACGACATTTTTAGATTTAAGAATTTACCCTTCTTATTCTTCCATCAATACCAATCCTACTTCAAATAATTTAAACCAAACTTATAGTTTATACGGTCCCGAACTTAGAAGAACGGATATTCAATTGAATCTCCTTTATTTTTTTGAAACTGGGTCCGGAACTAAAATCGGACCTTCATTAGGAATTCGTAATTTAGATATTTATTCCAAAGAATACGGTAACTTACCCGGAGGACTCGGTTTTGGAACCATGGAAGAAAAGGCGGGAGGTATAGGTCCTCAAATCGGATTTAGAATCGTCAAAAAATTGAATCACTACTTTCAATTTCATGCAAACGCAGATTATTTTAGAACATTAGGGAAATATCATCTAAAAACGAATGGGGCCACGATTTACAACGGAGCCCAAAATTTTTTAATTACAGAAACTTCCGGTTCAGCAGGTGAAAATTTAGTCAAAAGAGGAGGTTATCAAATCGACACCGGACTTTCCTTTTTAAGAACGAGCTGGCTCAAATTTACGTTCGGTTTCCAATATACCGAAATGAGGTCTTCCGTGACGGGATACAACTATAACATAAGTCTATTATTTCCAGATTTGGTTGGTTCCACCGCATTGAATACGGTTACCAAAACGGTGGACTTGATCACCACAAGACCCGCCTTACAAAAAGAAGTGATCGATACTTACTACGGATTTTATTTTGGGGTCACTTTTACCCTTTAA
- a CDS encoding apolipoprotein N-acyltransferase: MLTSISKIKINVLFMDTLHHRFQQFQKTIWFNIFCYLWTGIFSFLAFAPVSLTHFVWIAPFGFFWLSLKYHGRYKKLFFHGLIVGVVFYAISFHWIVHMAITFGNFPYVVAILILLFAGLLFGLKFPIFMMSFSFLSGKIGRHSVWVAGFCGLLSELIGPQLFPWYWGNLAAGNIILAQNAEITGVYGISFLVFIVSYTLFQSNPWHWKEIIHSKEKRKQYFRFVTLPALLLLTFIVSGVFLFKKWENVKPVKSLNVLVVQPDAPLSFRDGREVKESIEALMARIEKLTDEGVVRMGKKPDLIVLPEAGVPFFSAHKTEITTKVRRMYWDRFDSLMFLLANRYKANVFFNEIDAGFKGAPSPRNLRYYNNNVLYDPNGDRRDSYQKKFLLMFGEYMPFDFLYELSQQTGRFEPGLTHNLIRYYTPIDKNKSPKGLHLNWRDTENLGHEAVRSYYETAKTEVSEAGKFLPLICYEVILPEFVREFRTAGNPEFIVNLTNDKWYGTTTESDQHMELGRLRSIELRRWMVRSTNSGISANIDHLGRFVGDKKTGLMTAEALFETVDVIDSPPTFYTQYGNLIPWLMLFLTGIYYLNLLIGIRRGKSS; this comes from the coding sequence TTGTTGACTTCTATTTCTAAAATCAAGATAAACGTTTTATTCATGGATACATTACACCATCGTTTTCAACAGTTTCAAAAAACAATCTGGTTCAACATATTCTGTTATCTTTGGACTGGAATTTTTTCTTTTTTAGCGTTTGCACCTGTCTCTCTAACTCATTTTGTATGGATCGCACCTTTTGGATTTTTTTGGTTGAGTTTAAAATATCATGGAAGGTATAAAAAATTATTCTTTCACGGATTGATTGTAGGAGTTGTTTTTTATGCAATTTCTTTCCATTGGATCGTACACATGGCGATTACTTTCGGAAATTTTCCGTATGTGGTTGCAATTCTTATTCTTTTATTTGCAGGTCTATTATTCGGTTTAAAGTTTCCGATTTTTATGATGAGCTTTTCTTTTCTTTCGGGAAAGATAGGACGTCATTCTGTTTGGGTTGCGGGCTTTTGTGGGCTATTGTCTGAGTTGATCGGACCACAATTGTTTCCTTGGTATTGGGGAAACTTAGCCGCTGGAAATATAATTCTCGCGCAGAATGCGGAAATTACGGGAGTTTATGGAATCAGTTTTTTAGTATTCATAGTTTCTTATACACTTTTTCAATCTAATCCTTGGCACTGGAAGGAAATTATACATTCTAAGGAAAAAAGAAAACAATATTTTCGTTTTGTTACGTTACCCGCTCTTTTACTTTTGACGTTTATTGTTTCAGGCGTTTTTCTTTTTAAAAAGTGGGAAAATGTAAAACCGGTTAAATCTTTAAATGTACTCGTTGTTCAGCCGGACGCTCCTTTAAGTTTTAGGGATGGAAGAGAAGTTAAAGAATCCATCGAGGCTTTGATGGCTCGGATCGAAAAATTGACTGACGAAGGTGTAGTAAGAATGGGAAAAAAACCGGACCTTATCGTATTACCCGAAGCGGGAGTTCCGTTTTTTTCCGCTCACAAAACGGAAATAACTACGAAGGTTCGTAGAATGTATTGGGATCGATTTGATTCTTTGATGTTTTTACTTGCCAATCGCTACAAGGCGAACGTATTTTTTAACGAAATTGATGCAGGATTTAAAGGAGCTCCTAGCCCCCGTAATTTAAGATATTATAATAATAATGTATTATATGATCCGAATGGAGATCGTAGAGATTCTTATCAAAAGAAATTTCTTTTGATGTTCGGAGAATATATGCCTTTCGATTTTTTGTATGAGCTCAGTCAACAAACCGGAAGATTTGAGCCGGGATTGACTCATAATCTGATTCGATATTATACACCTATAGACAAAAACAAATCTCCTAAGGGTTTACATTTAAATTGGCGTGATACGGAAAATTTAGGTCACGAAGCGGTTCGTTCTTACTATGAAACTGCAAAAACAGAGGTTTCGGAGGCTGGAAAGTTTCTTCCTTTGATTTGTTATGAGGTAATTCTTCCGGAATTTGTTAGAGAATTTAGAACTGCCGGAAATCCAGAATTTATAGTCAATCTTACCAATGATAAATGGTACGGAACAACAACGGAAAGTGATCAACACATGGAACTTGGAAGATTACGGTCTATCGAGTTAAGAAGATGGATGGTTCGTTCTACCAATTCTGGAATTTCCGCAAATATAGATCATCTCGGTAGATTTGTAGGAGATAAAAAAACAGGATTGATGACGGCGGAGGCGCTTTTTGAAACGGTAGACGTAATTGATTCACCGCCTACATTTTATACTCAGTATGGAAATCTAATTCCTTGGTTGATGCTTTTTTTAACTGGAATTTATTACCTTAATCTTTTGATCGGAATCCGAAGAGGAAAGTCCTCCTAA